Proteins found in one Bordetella genomosp. 9 genomic segment:
- a CDS encoding class I SAM-dependent methyltransferase, whose product MNPVLSAVGRKLESVSIPVQLEMPDGTKVGASNPKVKFVARSKVALAHLAAGEVGVLAQDYVEGLVDIQGNMHDVMRAAAELLPNSPVQAERTTWLQGLMRRMVSVQRHSIERDAKQIEFHYDLSDDFYALWQDPRRVYSCAYYRTPDMTLAQAQEAKLDHICRKLRLAPGERYLDVGAGWGGLLLWAAENYGVDATGITLSRNQHAHVNRLIQEKGLQGRVRMELLDYRKLDESKPYDKVSSVGMFEHVGRAQLPDYFAKLRRLVRPGGLIMNHGITAGGVHNAQLGSGMGDFIEKYIFPGGELTHISNVLAAMAEGGLEATDVENLRPHYARTLWAWSDSLEAQLDAASRILSGEQGAKSLRAYRLYLAGCAMAFEHGWIALHQVLGQRLATGRADELDHPADLAYPWRRDYMYAGTPA is encoded by the coding sequence GTGAATCCTGTGTTGTCTGCGGTGGGTCGCAAACTGGAATCCGTTTCGATCCCGGTTCAACTGGAAATGCCGGACGGCACCAAAGTCGGTGCGTCGAACCCCAAGGTCAAGTTCGTCGCGCGCAGCAAGGTCGCGCTGGCGCACCTGGCGGCGGGCGAAGTCGGCGTCCTGGCCCAGGACTACGTGGAAGGCCTGGTGGACATACAGGGCAATATGCATGACGTGATGCGTGCGGCCGCCGAACTGCTGCCGAATTCGCCGGTGCAGGCCGAACGCACGACCTGGCTGCAGGGCCTGATGCGCCGCATGGTGTCGGTGCAGCGCCATTCCATCGAGCGCGACGCCAAGCAGATCGAATTCCATTACGACCTTTCCGACGACTTCTATGCGCTGTGGCAGGACCCGCGCCGCGTCTACTCCTGCGCCTACTACCGCACGCCCGACATGACGCTGGCGCAGGCGCAGGAAGCCAAGCTGGACCATATCTGCCGCAAGCTGCGATTGGCCCCGGGCGAGCGTTACCTGGACGTGGGCGCCGGTTGGGGCGGCCTGCTGCTGTGGGCGGCGGAAAACTACGGTGTCGACGCCACCGGCATTACCCTGTCGCGCAACCAGCATGCGCATGTGAACCGGTTGATCCAGGAAAAAGGCCTGCAGGGCCGCGTCCGCATGGAGCTGCTGGATTACCGCAAGCTCGACGAGAGCAAGCCTTACGACAAGGTCTCGTCGGTGGGCATGTTCGAGCACGTCGGCCGCGCCCAGCTGCCCGATTACTTCGCCAAGCTGCGCCGCCTGGTGCGGCCCGGCGGCCTGATCATGAATCACGGCATCACGGCCGGCGGCGTCCATAACGCCCAGTTGGGCAGCGGCATGGGCGACTTCATCGAAAAATACATTTTCCCCGGCGGCGAGCTGACCCACATCAGCAATGTGCTGGCGGCGATGGCCGAAGGCGGGCTGGAAGCGACGGACGTCGAGAACCTGCGTCCGCATTATGCGCGCACGCTGTGGGCGTGGAGCGACAGCCTGGAAGCGCAACTGGACGCCGCCAGCCGTATCCTGTCCGGCGAACAGGGCGCGAAGTCGCTGCGCGCCTATCGCCTGTACCTGGCGGGCTGCGCCATGGCGTTCGAACATGGCTGGATCGCCCTGCACCAGGTATTGGGACAAAGGCTGGCTACAGGTCGTGCCGATGAGCTCGATCATCCGGCCGATCTGGCCTATCCCTGGCGCCGCGATTATATGTACGCGGGTACGCCGGCCTGA
- the rpmB gene encoding 50S ribosomal protein L28, with amino-acid sequence MARVCQVTGKRPMVGNNVSHANNKTKRRFLPNLQSRRFFVESENRWITLRVSTKALRTIDKKGIDAVLAELRARGESI; translated from the coding sequence ATGGCACGCGTATGCCAAGTGACGGGCAAGCGCCCGATGGTGGGCAACAACGTTTCCCACGCCAACAACAAGACCAAGCGCCGCTTCCTGCCCAATCTGCAGTCGCGCCGTTTCTTCGTCGAAAGCGAAAACCGCTGGATCACGCTGCGCGTCAGCACCAAGGCGCTGCGCACGATCGATAAGAAGGGCATCGACGCCGTTCTGGCCGAACTGCGCGCCCGCGGCGAATCGATCTAA
- a CDS encoding GntR family transcriptional regulator translates to MDFDTALGTPQPIVRQAMYLEAAERLREMIRSRALGAGEWVDELRVAAQLGISRTPLREALKLLASEGLVRLEPRRGCFVNELSMRDLDDIFPLMAMLEGRCAHEAARKAGPEDVRRLSALHDTLRDHAAAGRIDAYYEANYVIHEAIQALADNRWLSDTIGNLRKVLSLSRHKSLTLPGRMDESCAEHMAILAAIRDHDPERAEAVARKHLLRQLDALHALEQGVADAPAQSPSDKAAPGAAAAPTVKEPVHDRSRTARSRARGALAG, encoded by the coding sequence ATGGATTTCGATACCGCTCTAGGAACGCCGCAGCCCATCGTCCGCCAGGCCATGTACCTGGAAGCCGCGGAACGCCTGCGTGAAATGATCCGTTCGCGCGCCCTGGGGGCGGGCGAATGGGTGGACGAACTGCGGGTCGCGGCCCAGTTGGGCATCTCGCGCACGCCCCTGCGCGAGGCGCTCAAGCTGCTGGCCAGCGAAGGCCTGGTGCGCCTCGAGCCGCGCCGGGGCTGTTTCGTCAACGAGCTGTCCATGCGCGACCTGGACGACATCTTTCCCCTGATGGCGATGCTGGAAGGCCGTTGCGCCCACGAAGCCGCGCGCAAGGCCGGCCCGGAGGACGTGCGCCGCCTGTCCGCGCTGCATGACACGCTTCGCGACCACGCCGCGGCCGGACGCATCGACGCCTATTACGAAGCCAACTACGTCATCCACGAGGCCATCCAGGCCCTGGCCGACAATCGCTGGCTGTCCGACACCATCGGCAATCTGCGCAAGGTGCTGAGCCTGTCGCGCCATAAGAGCCTGACGCTGCCCGGCCGCATGGACGAGTCCTGTGCCGAGCACATGGCCATCCTGGCGGCCATCCGCGACCACGATCCGGAACGCGCGGAAGCCGTGGCGCGAAAACACCTGCTGCGTCAGCTCGACGCCCTGCACGCCCTGGAGCAGGGCGTGGCCGATGCCCCCGCGCAATCCCCATCCGACAAGGCGGCGCCCGGCGCGGCTGCCGCCCCCACCGTCAAGGAGCCCGTTCATGACCGTTCCCGAACCGCTCGTTCCCGCGCGCGCGGCGCGCTCGCTGGCTAA
- the bktB gene encoding beta-ketothiolase BktB produces the protein MKEVIIAAGARTAVGTFGGALKDVPPIDLASTAIREALARAGVDGAEVGHVAVGHVINTEPRDMYLSRVAALNAGIGKETPAFNVNRLCGSGLQAIVSAAQSVMLGDTEIAVGGGAENMSRGPYISPAQRWGSRMGDATMLDMMVGALTDPFQRIHMGVTAENVAARYEISRADQDALAVESHRRAAAAIDAGYFKEQIVPVVIKTRKGDVTFEVDEHVRRDVAVDTMGKLKPVFQKENGTVTAGNASGINDGAAAVVLMSADVADKRGVQPLARLVAYGHAGVDPAYMGIGPVPASQAALKRAGLTVDQLDVIESNEAFAAQACAVTRQLGLDPAKVNPNGSGIALGHPIGATGAIITVKALYELQRVRGRYALVTMCIGGGQGIAAIFERI, from the coding sequence ATGAAAGAAGTCATCATTGCCGCCGGCGCGCGTACCGCGGTGGGCACCTTCGGCGGCGCGCTCAAGGATGTGCCGCCCATCGACCTGGCCAGCACGGCGATCCGCGAGGCGCTGGCGCGAGCGGGTGTCGATGGCGCGGAAGTCGGCCACGTCGCCGTGGGTCACGTCATCAATACCGAACCGCGCGATATGTACCTGTCGCGCGTGGCCGCGCTGAATGCGGGCATCGGCAAGGAAACGCCTGCCTTCAACGTCAACCGCCTGTGCGGTTCCGGCCTGCAGGCCATTGTGTCCGCCGCGCAGTCGGTGATGCTGGGCGATACCGAGATCGCCGTCGGCGGGGGCGCGGAGAACATGAGCCGAGGTCCGTATATTTCGCCTGCGCAGCGCTGGGGCTCGCGCATGGGCGACGCCACGATGCTCGACATGATGGTGGGCGCGCTGACGGATCCCTTCCAGCGCATCCACATGGGCGTCACGGCCGAAAACGTCGCCGCCAGATACGAGATCAGCCGCGCCGACCAGGATGCCCTGGCGGTCGAGTCGCACCGCCGCGCCGCCGCCGCCATCGACGCCGGCTACTTCAAGGAACAGATCGTTCCGGTAGTCATCAAGACCCGCAAGGGCGATGTGACCTTCGAGGTCGACGAACACGTGCGGCGCGACGTCGCCGTCGATACCATGGGCAAGCTCAAGCCGGTGTTCCAGAAGGAAAACGGCACCGTCACCGCCGGCAATGCCAGCGGCATCAACGATGGCGCCGCGGCCGTGGTCCTGATGAGCGCGGACGTCGCCGACAAGCGTGGCGTGCAGCCGCTGGCCCGGCTGGTGGCGTACGGCCATGCGGGCGTGGACCCCGCCTACATGGGCATCGGGCCCGTGCCGGCGTCGCAGGCCGCGCTGAAGCGCGCCGGCCTGACGGTCGACCAACTGGACGTCATCGAATCGAACGAAGCCTTCGCCGCGCAGGCCTGCGCGGTGACGCGCCAACTGGGCCTGGATCCCGCCAAGGTGAACCCCAACGGCAGCGGTATCGCGCTGGGGCATCCCATCGGCGCGACCGGGGCCATCATCACCGTCAAGGCCCTGTACGAACTGCAGCGCGTGCGGGGCCGCTATGCGCTGGTCACCATGTGCATCGGCGGCGGGCAGGGCATCGCCGCGATTTTCGAGCGTATCTGA
- a CDS encoding spermidine synthase, with protein sequence MPPRPAPSAQDIPTLSESDGVRYLHFDSPWIQGAMRIADPAELVLEYTAQMMAWLLFMEPPKDGAIGLLGLGAGSLARFCVKRTRGSVVAVEWNPRVTAICHAFFRLPGPPRLTVEEADAGAWVAEPEHAGRCPILMVDLYDAHARGPVRDSVRFYRDCRRVLGDTGVLAVNLFGEHESFPRNIENLYAAFDGRLALLPEIDAGNRIVLAFSGPPIDIPVEALLDRAAVVESAYGLPARRWARALAGQAREGRLVY encoded by the coding sequence ATGCCGCCACGTCCCGCGCCGTCCGCCCAGGATATCCCCACGCTTTCCGAGTCGGACGGCGTCCGCTATCTGCATTTCGACAGTCCCTGGATCCAGGGGGCGATGCGCATCGCGGATCCGGCCGAACTGGTGCTGGAATACACCGCGCAGATGATGGCCTGGCTGCTGTTCATGGAGCCGCCGAAGGACGGCGCCATCGGGCTCCTGGGCCTGGGCGCCGGATCGCTGGCGCGCTTCTGCGTGAAGCGGACCCGCGGCAGCGTGGTGGCGGTGGAGTGGAATCCTCGCGTGACGGCGATCTGCCATGCCTTCTTCCGCCTGCCCGGGCCGCCGCGCCTGACAGTGGAAGAAGCCGACGCCGGCGCTTGGGTGGCCGAGCCCGAACACGCCGGCCGCTGTCCGATCCTGATGGTAGACCTGTACGACGCGCATGCGCGCGGGCCGGTGCGCGATTCCGTGCGCTTCTACCGCGACTGCCGGCGCGTGCTGGGCGACACCGGCGTGCTGGCGGTCAACCTGTTCGGCGAGCACGAAAGCTTCCCGCGCAACATCGAAAACCTGTACGCGGCCTTCGATGGCAGGCTGGCGCTGCTGCCGGAGATCGATGCGGGGAATCGTATCGTGCTGGCTTTTTCCGGGCCGCCCATCGACATCCCCGTCGAAGCGCTGCTGGACCGCGCCGCGGTGGTCGAATCCGCCTATGGGCTGCCGGCGCGCCGCTGGGCGCGCGCGCTGGCGGGACAGGCGCGCGAGGGCCGGCTCGTCTACTGA
- a CDS encoding Bcr/CflA family multidrug efflux MFS transporter has protein sequence MSPSLPTRGLPGWLLLMGALTAIGPFSIDLYLPAFPAIAQGLNVGQGDVERTMAAYLVGLSAAQIFYGPLADRYGRKPPLLVGLSLYIIGSLGCALAVDIESLTAWRAVQALGGAAGVVIPRAVIRDHYDTQEAARALSLLMLIMGLAPILAPLVGGQLLLLTGWRGIFGLMLAAGVALMAAMLFKMKESLPPERVVPLHWRTIARNYGELLRHRKFMAHSLAGGLGQAGMFAYIIGSPRVFIELYGVDPQHYGLLFGLNAIGLIGGSQISARLLRRLTPQTLQRRALVTLAVASLAGAGLTLAGWMTLPLLMVCLIGYMTSQGFVNPNSAALALAEQGKRLGAASALLGTLQLSCGALAGLCVSLWQDDTPLPLTGVLAACACLSWLAGRVARTGPALATPSDKGA, from the coding sequence ATGTCCCCTTCACTGCCCACGCGCGGCTTGCCCGGATGGTTGCTCCTGATGGGCGCGCTGACCGCCATCGGACCGTTCTCCATCGATCTCTACCTGCCCGCTTTTCCCGCCATCGCGCAGGGACTGAATGTCGGCCAGGGCGACGTGGAACGCACCATGGCGGCCTACCTGGTCGGCCTGTCGGCGGCGCAGATTTTCTATGGGCCGCTGGCGGACCGGTATGGAAGAAAGCCGCCGCTGCTCGTGGGCCTTTCGCTGTACATCATCGGCTCGTTGGGGTGCGCGCTGGCCGTCGACATCGAAAGCCTGACGGCGTGGCGCGCGGTGCAGGCGCTGGGCGGCGCGGCCGGCGTCGTGATCCCACGCGCGGTGATCCGCGACCATTACGACACCCAGGAGGCGGCGCGCGCGCTGTCGCTGCTGATGCTGATCATGGGCCTGGCGCCGATCCTCGCGCCGCTGGTGGGCGGGCAGTTGCTGCTGCTGACAGGCTGGCGCGGCATCTTCGGCCTGATGCTGGCCGCGGGCGTCGCGCTGATGGCCGCCATGCTGTTCAAGATGAAGGAGTCGCTGCCGCCCGAACGCGTGGTGCCGCTGCACTGGCGCACCATCGCGCGCAACTACGGCGAACTGCTGCGACATCGCAAGTTCATGGCGCACAGCCTGGCGGGTGGGTTGGGACAGGCCGGCATGTTCGCGTACATCATCGGCTCGCCGCGCGTCTTCATCGAACTGTACGGTGTCGATCCGCAGCACTACGGCCTGCTGTTCGGCTTGAACGCCATCGGCCTGATCGGCGGATCGCAAATCAGCGCGCGCCTGCTGCGGCGGCTGACGCCCCAGACCCTGCAGCGCCGTGCCCTGGTGACGCTGGCCGTGGCCAGCCTGGCCGGCGCGGGGCTGACGCTGGCCGGCTGGATGACGCTGCCGCTGCTGATGGTCTGCCTGATCGGCTACATGACCAGCCAGGGCTTCGTGAATCCGAATTCCGCGGCGCTGGCGCTGGCCGAGCAGGGCAAGCGGCTGGGCGCGGCATCGGCGCTGCTGGGTACCCTGCAGCTTTCCTGCGGCGCCCTGGCCGGCCTGTGCGTGAGCCTGTGGCAGGACGACACGCCCCTGCCGCTGACCGGCGTCCTGGCCGCATGCGCCTGCCTGTCCTGGCTGGCCGGACGTGTCGCCCGCACGGGGCCGGCGCTCGCCACGCCGTCCGACAAGGGGGCTTGA
- a CDS encoding tautomerase family protein — protein sequence MPVLHVHILSGWSADRKSALLESATQAVVDSLGAPLRSVRIMLHEIAPEHIIVGGQVGKQSVVYHVHLINGRTEDQKSALYQALNRAACESLGVSGDDVRVLMDDIPNTDMGMANGVSAKAAGR from the coding sequence ATGCCCGTACTCCATGTCCATATCCTGTCCGGCTGGTCGGCCGACCGGAAATCAGCGCTGCTGGAATCGGCCACGCAGGCGGTCGTCGACAGCCTGGGCGCGCCGCTGCGCAGCGTGCGTATCATGCTGCATGAGATCGCGCCGGAGCACATCATCGTCGGCGGCCAGGTCGGCAAACAGTCGGTGGTGTATCACGTGCACCTGATCAACGGCCGCACCGAAGACCAGAAGAGCGCGCTGTACCAGGCCTTGAACCGCGCCGCGTGCGAATCGCTGGGCGTGTCGGGCGACGACGTGCGCGTGCTGATGGACGATATACCGAATACCGATATGGGCATGGCCAACGGCGTCAGCGCCAAGGCGGCGGGACGTTAG